In the genome of Gemmatimonadaceae bacterium, one region contains:
- the smc gene encoding chromosome segregation protein SMC — MRLTKLELHGFKSFADSTTLTFDQGVTAIVGPNGCGKSNVSDAVRWVLGEQRARLLRGAKMEEVIFQGSSARRAVNVAEVSLHFDNTDGGLPVAFREVVITRRLSRSGESDYLLNGAPCRLRDIHDLLRGTGLGADTGVVIESKMIDALLSDRPDDRRELFEEAAGVGLYRDRRRTTERRLEETTVDLQRLDDLIAEVTTQVRSLARQRRRAERYAELSARRFTVEIALAAREMAAWHDELGRLGARVAELRDQLPDAEARAAAAEQARDAAHGARATAEAQRNELSRLVTEQRERAQHIRGEMAVAEERQRNAQLRRERAESEASHGQLTRARLTEERDRAAVERAELDSALGALETELAERQRREDASREAVGAARAAAETAERALRDVQDRVRRLEIDRERAQRELDETTQRSAVLDGERAALTDAFGLAQRDLEAATAALDAARAQSTAANDALEQARQHDRETRERDAEARAALTRVEQSFTALQGKVHALEGLERERVGLAPAAARLLKERDQFGAGAVLGPLSDFLSADQASAMLIERFLGATVHAVLVRDRQAAEAVRRWHQQANPGPLLLLPVDATPGSAGEPTLDDALATGVEAATPAQAWVRSLLGRVRSESEGTAFVDGRGAVWLPGATGGPGPLRRRAELFALRAELAASEEARRAAAAAVETTHGALQMAERRVTETANAAALGLQQVGKAAERHADSSRVVQRTERDLQDSAELAGRLVRRCDELRATIAAFDTETAGLRTGLAERDADIIQARAALAESEAEQERAREQRTAWQVEQAQVQARAQVAADREQRLSEELRSASERLESLSAELGGLSDSDAALAEQMAAWRADLDARLAALHDGEQRLGAAEQGVAATDTALTAAEHALDRARHDGSAMADELHHAELRFAELSGRRAAIRERLETEWRKPLDEMIAGAEPLDMDDPTLRAEADDLRQQLEQLGPVNALAIEEHDETVHRLEFLTTQRADLNEAKNSLAQAIREIDLTARDMFLQTFVQVRENFRQIFMTLFGGGECDLRLENPEAPLDCDIEIHASPRGKRTQRIHLLSSGERALVALSLLFGIFLTKPSPFCLLDEVDAPLDDANIGRFVRMLTEFKQKTQFIVITHNPRTTTEAADAVYGVTMQEPGVSSLVSVRMKGAPVDERPMAEAAETAATA, encoded by the coding sequence GTGCGGTTGACCAAACTCGAGTTGCACGGCTTCAAGTCGTTCGCCGATTCCACGACGCTGACCTTCGATCAGGGGGTCACCGCCATCGTCGGGCCGAACGGCTGCGGCAAGTCCAACGTCTCGGACGCCGTGCGCTGGGTGCTGGGCGAACAACGGGCGCGCCTGCTGCGCGGCGCGAAGATGGAAGAGGTGATCTTCCAGGGCTCGTCGGCGCGCCGCGCCGTGAATGTGGCCGAGGTCTCGCTGCATTTCGACAACACCGATGGCGGGTTGCCCGTGGCATTCCGCGAGGTGGTCATCACGCGCCGGCTGTCGCGGTCGGGCGAGAGCGATTATCTGCTCAACGGCGCGCCCTGCCGCCTGCGCGACATCCACGATCTGCTGCGCGGCACGGGCCTGGGCGCCGACACCGGCGTGGTGATCGAGAGCAAGATGATCGACGCGCTGCTGTCCGATCGTCCCGACGACAGGCGCGAGCTGTTCGAGGAGGCGGCGGGCGTGGGGCTGTACCGCGACCGCCGCCGGACCACCGAGCGGCGCCTGGAGGAGACGACGGTCGATCTCCAGCGGCTGGACGACCTCATCGCCGAGGTCACCACGCAGGTGCGCTCGCTGGCCCGACAGCGCCGTCGCGCCGAGCGGTACGCCGAGCTGAGCGCCCGCCGGTTCACGGTCGAGATCGCCCTCGCGGCGCGCGAGATGGCCGCCTGGCACGACGAACTGGGCCGTCTCGGGGCGCGCGTGGCCGAACTCCGCGACCAACTCCCCGACGCCGAAGCACGCGCCGCCGCCGCCGAACAGGCGCGCGACGCCGCGCACGGCGCCCGCGCCACCGCCGAGGCGCAGCGCAACGAGCTGTCGCGCCTGGTCACCGAGCAGCGCGAACGCGCGCAGCACATCCGCGGCGAGATGGCGGTGGCCGAAGAGCGCCAGCGCAACGCGCAGCTGCGCCGCGAGCGCGCCGAATCCGAAGCGTCGCACGGGCAACTCACCCGCGCCCGCCTCACCGAGGAGCGCGACCGCGCCGCCGTGGAGCGCGCCGAGCTCGATTCGGCGCTCGGCGCCCTGGAGACCGAGCTCGCCGAGCGCCAGCGCCGCGAGGACGCCAGCCGCGAGGCCGTGGGCGCCGCCCGCGCCGCCGCCGAGACGGCCGAACGCGCGCTGCGCGACGTGCAGGACCGCGTGCGCCGCCTCGAGATCGACCGCGAGCGCGCCCAGCGCGAACTGGACGAGACCACGCAGCGGAGCGCCGTGCTCGACGGGGAGCGCGCGGCGCTCACCGATGCGTTCGGCCTCGCGCAGCGCGACCTCGAAGCCGCCACGGCGGCCCTCGACGCGGCCCGCGCCCAGTCCACGGCGGCCAACGACGCGCTGGAGCAGGCGCGCCAGCACGACCGCGAGACGCGGGAGCGCGACGCCGAAGCCCGCGCCGCGCTCACCCGCGTGGAGCAGTCGTTCACGGCGCTCCAGGGCAAGGTGCACGCGCTCGAAGGGCTGGAACGCGAGCGCGTGGGGCTCGCTCCCGCCGCCGCGCGCCTGCTCAAGGAGCGCGACCAGTTCGGCGCCGGCGCCGTGCTCGGTCCGCTCAGCGACTTCCTGTCGGCCGACCAGGCGTCGGCCATGCTCATCGAGCGGTTCCTGGGCGCCACGGTGCACGCGGTGCTGGTGCGCGATCGCCAGGCGGCCGAAGCGGTGCGCCGTTGGCACCAGCAGGCCAACCCGGGGCCGCTGCTCCTGCTGCCGGTGGACGCGACGCCGGGCAGCGCCGGCGAGCCCACGCTCGACGACGCGCTCGCCACGGGCGTCGAGGCCGCCACGCCCGCGCAGGCGTGGGTGCGGTCGCTGTTGGGCCGGGTGCGGAGCGAATCCGAAGGCACGGCGTTCGTGGATGGACGCGGAGCGGTGTGGCTGCCCGGCGCGACGGGTGGACCGGGCCCCCTGCGCCGCCGGGCCGAGCTGTTCGCGCTCCGCGCCGAACTGGCGGCCAGCGAGGAGGCGCGCCGCGCCGCCGCCGCCGCCGTGGAGACCACGCACGGCGCGCTGCAGATGGCGGAGCGGCGCGTGACCGAGACCGCCAACGCCGCGGCGCTCGGCCTGCAGCAGGTAGGCAAGGCCGCCGAGCGCCACGCCGATTCCAGCCGCGTCGTGCAGCGCACCGAGCGCGACCTGCAGGATTCGGCCGAGCTGGCCGGACGGCTCGTCCGCCGCTGCGACGAACTGCGGGCCACGATCGCGGCGTTCGACACCGAGACCGCCGGCCTGCGCACCGGCCTCGCCGAGCGCGACGCCGACATCATCCAGGCCCGCGCCGCGCTGGCCGAGTCGGAAGCGGAACAGGAACGCGCCCGCGAGCAGCGCACCGCGTGGCAGGTGGAACAGGCCCAGGTGCAGGCGCGCGCCCAGGTGGCCGCCGACCGCGAGCAGCGGCTGAGCGAGGAATTGCGCTCGGCGTCGGAGCGGCTGGAGTCGCTGAGCGCCGAGCTGGGCGGGCTGTCCGACAGCGACGCCGCGCTGGCCGAGCAGATGGCGGCATGGCGCGCCGATCTCGACGCCCGCCTCGCCGCGCTGCACGACGGCGAGCAGCGACTGGGGGCGGCCGAGCAGGGCGTGGCCGCCACCGATACCGCGCTCACGGCGGCCGAGCACGCGCTCGACCGCGCCCGCCACGACGGCAGCGCGATGGCCGATGAGCTGCACCACGCCGAACTGCGGTTCGCCGAGCTGTCGGGCCGCCGGGCCGCGATCCGCGAGCGGCTGGAGACCGAGTGGCGCAAGCCGCTGGACGAGATGATCGCCGGCGCCGAGCCGCTGGACATGGACGATCCCACGCTGCGCGCCGAGGCCGACGACCTGCGCCAGCAGTTGGAGCAGCTGGGCCCCGTGAACGCGCTGGCCATCGAGGAGCACGACGAGACCGTGCACCGGCTGGAGTTCCTCACCACGCAGCGCGCCGATCTCAACGAGGCCAAGAATTCGCTGGCCCAGGCCATTCGCGAGATCGATCTCACGGCGCGCGACATGTTCCTGCAGACGTTCGTGCAGGTGCGCGAGAACTTCCGCCAGATCTTCATGACGCTGTTCGGCGGCGGCGAATGCGACCTGCGGCTGGAGAATCCCGAGGCCCCGCTGGATTGCGACATCGAGATCCACGCGTCGCCGCGCGGCAAGCGCACCCAGCGCATCCACCTGCTGTCCAGCGGCGAGCGGGCCCTGGTGGCGCTGTCGCTGCTGTTCGGCATCTTCCTCACCAAGCCCAGTCCGTTCTGCCTGCTCGACGAGGTGGACGCGCCGCTCGACGACGCCAACATCGGCCGGTTCGTGCGCATGCTCACCGAGTTCAAGCAGAAGACGCAATTCATCGTGATCACGCACAACCCGCGCACCACCACCGAAGCGGCCGACGCCGTATACGGCGTGACGATGCAGGAGCCGGGCGTCTCGTCGCTGGTGAGCGTGCGCATGAAAGGCGCCCCGGTGGACGAACGGCCGATGGCGGAAGCCGCGGAGACCGCCGCCACGGCATGA
- a CDS encoding SPOR domain-containing protein, which yields MIEHSAIPRRSRLRQWAPAAFGPVLAAGLVALGLWLAYRPLARGPRSAVPRPAPASVAGPQLLAGPRGIGVAAAARDSAPPAPYAVDLAAANTAAGAILWLRQMGPNAPAGTFAHIPRGATSEYRVLAGAFPDSAEAAALLGSLRSHGQLSETRGTVALVPLAYLIERDVAAGAAAARVAAYVARGLPVYALRQANGRVRVFAGAFASAREAELLGATLRQARVRASLVQRTGRTF from the coding sequence ATGATCGAGCACTCGGCGATCCCCCGGCGATCGCGCTTGCGCCAATGGGCGCCGGCGGCGTTCGGCCCGGTGCTCGCGGCCGGCCTCGTCGCGCTCGGGCTGTGGCTTGCCTATCGGCCGCTGGCGCGCGGCCCCCGGTCGGCGGTTCCGCGGCCGGCGCCGGCCTCGGTTGCCGGCCCCCAACTCCTGGCCGGCCCGCGCGGCATCGGGGTGGCCGCCGCGGCGCGCGACTCGGCGCCCCCGGCGCCGTACGCCGTCGATCTGGCGGCTGCGAATACGGCCGCCGGTGCTATCTTATGGCTGCGTCAAATGGGACCGAACGCGCCTGCCGGCACGTTCGCCCACATCCCACGGGGCGCCACCAGCGAGTATCGCGTGCTGGCGGGCGCCTTTCCAGACTCCGCGGAGGCCGCGGCGCTGCTCGGCAGCCTGCGGTCCCACGGCCAACTCAGTGAAACACGCGGAACGGTGGCTCTCGTCCCGCTGGCCTATCTGATCGAGCGGGACGTTGCGGCCGGTGCCGCGGCGGCGCGGGTGGCCGCCTATGTCGCGCGCGGATTGCCGGTGTATGCGCTGCGCCAGGCCAACGGCCGGGTGCGGGTATTCGCCGGCGCCTTCGCGTCGGCACGGGAGGCCGAGCTCCTGGGTGCGACGCTGCGGCAGGCCCGCGTGCGTGCATCGCTCGTCCAACGAACGGGGAGAACTTTCTAG